The proteins below come from a single Rosa rugosa chromosome 2, drRosRugo1.1, whole genome shotgun sequence genomic window:
- the LOC133731965 gene encoding uncharacterized protein LOC133731965 isoform X2: MTQVCSPEPNRAVLPEFRSCPSSPPLPATSPDPSAIGRESWAGAERATRDILSKIQPTAATHRRRKDIILYVQSLITCNVGCQVFPYGSVPLKTYLPDGDIDLTVFTGSAHLEDVLVTHVHAVLKGEENNEAAQYQVKDVHRIDAEVKLVKCIVQNMIVDISFNQLGGLSTLRFLEQVDHYIGKDHIFKRSIILIKAWCYYESRILGAHHGLISTYALETLVLYIFHLFHSSLDGPLTVLYRFLDYFSKFDWEKYCVSLNGPVCKSSLPDIVAEVPDNEGDDVLLSEEFIRNCVDMFSVPSKGCETNLRVFSLKHLNIIDPLKENNNLGRSVNRGSFYRICSAFKYGARKLGWILLLPAERISDELNKFFANTLDRHESKCQTTVQNNALLELGEDLDSHCLNLQYSLIGQRCATSPPLLPSPPLSPQPWKENPWDATCEALQSQHNINSQANANGIPWGTHAYHTNGASFFVPPFREEKNKPRGTGTYIPNANYRPYKDRHLPGRGRKEAAGTYAPFQRHTFNYGFPAASQESIAPGECNHELSEAEYPVLSNANSATSDYHQPQLSIWEPFHENGFSKSPDKPESRSSSPQSWEEVPMPQLDSLRLSGVDEERIDEQAFHLKDEADFPPLTPRLPLKDGICIQ; this comes from the exons ATGACCCAGGTCTGTTCGCCGGAGCCGAACCGCGCCGTGCTGCCGGAATTTCGTTCCTGCCCGTCCTCTCCGCCATTGCCGGCGACCAGTCCCGATCCGTCGGCAATTGGGCGGGAGTCTTGGGCCGGAGCCGAGCGGGCCACCCGGGATATACTGTCCAAGATTCAGCCCACGGCGGCGACTCACCGGAGAAGGAAGGATATCATTCTATATGTGCAGAGCCTCATCACTTGTAACGTGGGCTGTCAg GTTTTTCCTTATGGGTCAGTTCCATTAAAGACATATCTTCCCGATGGAGATATAGACTTGACGGTTTTCACTGGCAGTGCGCATCTTGAGGATGTCCTTGTAACTCATGTTCATGCTGTTCTGAAGGGGGAAGAGAATAATGAAGCTGCTCAGTATCAAGTGAAGGATGTCCATCGCATTGATGCTGAG GTTAAACTTGTAAAATGCATTGTTCAAAATATGATTGTAGATATATCCTTCAATCAGTTAGGAGGACTTTCTACACTACGCTTTCTTGAACAG GTTGATCACTATATTGGCAAAGATCATATTTTCAAACGCAGCATTATTCTGATAAAAGCCTGGTGCTACTATGAGAGTCGTATTCTTGGTGCTCATCATGGTTTAATTTCAACATATGCTTTGGAAACTTTAGTCCTATATATATTCCATCTTTTTCATTCTTCTCTAGATGGCCCTTTAACG GTCCTCTACAGATTTTTGGATTACTTCAGCAAATTTGATTGGGAGAAATATTGTGTAAGTTTAAATGGACCAGTTTGCAAATCCTCCCTACCTGATATTGTGG CTGAAGTACCAGATAATGAAGGGGATGATGTACTGCTAAGTGAAGAGTTTATTAGAAACTGTGTAGACATGTTCTCTGTTCCATCAAAGGGGTGTGAGACAAACTTAAGAGTGTTTTCCTTGAAGCATCTTAATATAATCGATCCACTAAAAGAGAACAACAACCTTGGCCGTAGTGTCAATAGAG GTAGCTTCTATCGAATATGTAGTGCTTTTAAATATGGAGCTCGCAAGCTAGGCTGGATTCTCTTGTTACCAGCAGAGAGAATATCTGATGAACTTAACAAGTTTTTCGCTAACACTTTGGATAGGCATGAAAGTAAATGCCAGACTACTGTGCAAAATAATGCCTTGTTGGAGCTTGGTGAAGATTTGGACAGTCATTGTTTGAACCTGCAATATAGTCTGATTGGCCAGAGGTGTGCTACATCACCTCCTTTATTGCCCAGTCCTCCCTTGTCACCTCAACCATGGAAAGAGAATCCATGGGATGCTACCTGCGAAGCCCTACAGTCCCAGCACAATATTAATTCTCAAGCTAATGCAAATGGTATTCCTTGGGGAACACATGCGTATCACACAAATGGTGCCAGTTTTTTTGTTCCTCCATtcagagaagagaagaacaAACCACGAGGAACAGGGACGTACATCCCCAATGCG AATTATCGTCCCTACAAGGATAGACACTTGCCTGGAAGGGGAAGGAAAGAGGCAGCTGGAACTTATGCTCCATTTCAGAGACACACTTTCAATTATGGCTTTCCTGCAGCCTCTCAAGAGTCAATCGCACCTGGAGAATGCAACCATGAGCTCTCAGAAGCTGAGTACCCAGTTTTAAGTAATGCAAACTCTGCAACATCAGATTACCATCAACCTCAGCTTTCAATTTGGGAGCCTTTCCATGAAAATGGTTTCTCCAAATCCCCCGACAAACCTGAGTCTAGATCCTCCTCCCCTCAATCATGGGAAGAAGTACCCATGCCACAACTGGACAGTTTACGGTTATCAGGAGTCGATGAAGAGAG GATTGACGAGCAGGCATTCCATCTGAAGGATGAAGCTGATTTCCCCCCGCTCACCCCTCGACTGCCTTTGAAGGACGGAATATGCATTCAATAA
- the LOC133731965 gene encoding uncharacterized protein LOC133731965 isoform X1 — MTQVCSPEPNRAVLPEFRSCPSSPPLPATSPDPSAIGRESWAGAERATRDILSKIQPTAATHRRRKDIILYVQSLITCNVGCQVFPYGSVPLKTYLPDGDIDLTVFTGSAHLEDVLVTHVHAVLKGEENNEAAQYQVKDVHRIDAEVKLVKCIVQNMIVDISFNQLGGLSTLRFLEQVDHYIGKDHIFKRSIILIKAWCYYESRILGAHHGLISTYALETLVLYIFHLFHSSLDGPLTVLYRFLDYFSKFDWEKYCVSLNGPVCKSSLPDIVAEVPDNEGDDVLLSEEFIRNCVDMFSVPSKGCETNLRVFSLKHLNIIDPLKENNNLGRSVNRGSFYRICSAFKYGARKLGWILLLPAERISDELNKFFANTLDRHESKCQTTVQNNALLELGEDLDSHCLNLQYSLIGQRCATSPPLLPSPPLSPQPWKENPWDATCEALQSQHNINSQANANGIPWGTHAYHTNGASFFVPPFREEKNKPRGTGTYIPNASFQNYRPYKDRHLPGRGRKEAAGTYAPFQRHTFNYGFPAASQESIAPGECNHELSEAEYPVLSNANSATSDYHQPQLSIWEPFHENGFSKSPDKPESRSSSPQSWEEVPMPQLDSLRLSGVDEERIDEQAFHLKDEADFPPLTPRLPLKDGICIQ; from the exons ATGACCCAGGTCTGTTCGCCGGAGCCGAACCGCGCCGTGCTGCCGGAATTTCGTTCCTGCCCGTCCTCTCCGCCATTGCCGGCGACCAGTCCCGATCCGTCGGCAATTGGGCGGGAGTCTTGGGCCGGAGCCGAGCGGGCCACCCGGGATATACTGTCCAAGATTCAGCCCACGGCGGCGACTCACCGGAGAAGGAAGGATATCATTCTATATGTGCAGAGCCTCATCACTTGTAACGTGGGCTGTCAg GTTTTTCCTTATGGGTCAGTTCCATTAAAGACATATCTTCCCGATGGAGATATAGACTTGACGGTTTTCACTGGCAGTGCGCATCTTGAGGATGTCCTTGTAACTCATGTTCATGCTGTTCTGAAGGGGGAAGAGAATAATGAAGCTGCTCAGTATCAAGTGAAGGATGTCCATCGCATTGATGCTGAG GTTAAACTTGTAAAATGCATTGTTCAAAATATGATTGTAGATATATCCTTCAATCAGTTAGGAGGACTTTCTACACTACGCTTTCTTGAACAG GTTGATCACTATATTGGCAAAGATCATATTTTCAAACGCAGCATTATTCTGATAAAAGCCTGGTGCTACTATGAGAGTCGTATTCTTGGTGCTCATCATGGTTTAATTTCAACATATGCTTTGGAAACTTTAGTCCTATATATATTCCATCTTTTTCATTCTTCTCTAGATGGCCCTTTAACG GTCCTCTACAGATTTTTGGATTACTTCAGCAAATTTGATTGGGAGAAATATTGTGTAAGTTTAAATGGACCAGTTTGCAAATCCTCCCTACCTGATATTGTGG CTGAAGTACCAGATAATGAAGGGGATGATGTACTGCTAAGTGAAGAGTTTATTAGAAACTGTGTAGACATGTTCTCTGTTCCATCAAAGGGGTGTGAGACAAACTTAAGAGTGTTTTCCTTGAAGCATCTTAATATAATCGATCCACTAAAAGAGAACAACAACCTTGGCCGTAGTGTCAATAGAG GTAGCTTCTATCGAATATGTAGTGCTTTTAAATATGGAGCTCGCAAGCTAGGCTGGATTCTCTTGTTACCAGCAGAGAGAATATCTGATGAACTTAACAAGTTTTTCGCTAACACTTTGGATAGGCATGAAAGTAAATGCCAGACTACTGTGCAAAATAATGCCTTGTTGGAGCTTGGTGAAGATTTGGACAGTCATTGTTTGAACCTGCAATATAGTCTGATTGGCCAGAGGTGTGCTACATCACCTCCTTTATTGCCCAGTCCTCCCTTGTCACCTCAACCATGGAAAGAGAATCCATGGGATGCTACCTGCGAAGCCCTACAGTCCCAGCACAATATTAATTCTCAAGCTAATGCAAATGGTATTCCTTGGGGAACACATGCGTATCACACAAATGGTGCCAGTTTTTTTGTTCCTCCATtcagagaagagaagaacaAACCACGAGGAACAGGGACGTACATCCCCAATGCG TCTTTTCAGAATTATCGTCCCTACAAGGATAGACACTTGCCTGGAAGGGGAAGGAAAGAGGCAGCTGGAACTTATGCTCCATTTCAGAGACACACTTTCAATTATGGCTTTCCTGCAGCCTCTCAAGAGTCAATCGCACCTGGAGAATGCAACCATGAGCTCTCAGAAGCTGAGTACCCAGTTTTAAGTAATGCAAACTCTGCAACATCAGATTACCATCAACCTCAGCTTTCAATTTGGGAGCCTTTCCATGAAAATGGTTTCTCCAAATCCCCCGACAAACCTGAGTCTAGATCCTCCTCCCCTCAATCATGGGAAGAAGTACCCATGCCACAACTGGACAGTTTACGGTTATCAGGAGTCGATGAAGAGAG GATTGACGAGCAGGCATTCCATCTGAAGGATGAAGCTGATTTCCCCCCGCTCACCCCTCGACTGCCTTTGAAGGACGGAATATGCATTCAATAA